Proteins found in one Sphingobium sp. V4 genomic segment:
- a CDS encoding S26 family signal peptidase, producing MTGRRNGLQDAPLFAWGEALRLRKAQQRRRRWRFFLVGLGAGLVLGSAMLVPSPRLVWNASASAPVGLYWINPHATVAPGDMVVARLPEPVRALAAARRYLPANVPLVKRVVAQAGDEICALGDKVFVNGRPAARRRLADGVGRAMPTWHGCRMLRGRQLLLLMDSPDSFDGRYFGVTEGTDLIGKARLLWRR from the coding sequence GTGACCGGCCGTCGCAATGGGCTGCAGGATGCACCGCTGTTCGCCTGGGGCGAGGCGCTTCGGCTGCGCAAGGCTCAGCAGCGCCGCCGCCGCTGGCGCTTCTTCCTCGTCGGCCTGGGCGCGGGTCTGGTGCTCGGCTCGGCCATGCTTGTACCATCGCCGCGCCTCGTCTGGAACGCCAGCGCCAGTGCCCCGGTCGGGCTCTACTGGATCAATCCGCATGCGACCGTGGCTCCCGGCGACATGGTGGTGGCACGCTTGCCCGAACCTGTCCGGGCGCTCGCAGCCGCCCGGCGTTATCTCCCTGCCAATGTTCCGCTCGTTAAGCGCGTTGTAGCCCAAGCGGGCGATGAAATCTGTGCGCTTGGCGACAAGGTCTTCGTCAATGGCCGGCCGGCGGCGAGGCGACGGCTGGCCGATGGCGTAGGGCGAGCCATGCCCACGTGGCACGGCTGTCGCATGCTGCGGGGGCGGCAACTGTTGCTGCTAATGGACAGTCCGGACTCGTTCGACGGCCGCTATTTCGGAGTGACCGAAGGCACCGATCTCATCGGGAAGGCACGGTTGCTGTGGCGCCGCTGA
- a CDS encoding DUF5990 family protein, with the protein MKRTDTTEIRMRIVIDQPVAHVLHSLQSRDGGPLDPQRSGDGEPLAFDFHVRVGPGPKFFGDQVRSEGHLRRFVYVRVGQAAGDHASPWSRRMKVDIHDIDPALLARAERGGIIVTTICGTARDGSPACATVPALRRELVER; encoded by the coding sequence ATGAAGCGCACGGACACGACCGAAATCAGGATGCGGATCGTCATCGATCAGCCCGTGGCGCACGTACTCCACAGCCTGCAATCCAGGGACGGCGGCCCGCTTGATCCGCAAAGGTCCGGCGATGGCGAGCCGCTCGCCTTCGACTTCCACGTGCGCGTCGGGCCCGGTCCCAAATTCTTCGGCGACCAGGTTCGGTCCGAGGGACACTTGCGCCGCTTCGTCTATGTCCGCGTGGGTCAGGCGGCGGGTGATCATGCCTCACCCTGGTCCCGCCGGATGAAGGTCGACATCCATGATATCGACCCGGCCCTGCTGGCTCGCGCAGAGCGGGGCGGAATCATCGTCACCACCATTTGCGGCACCGCCAGGGATGGCAGCCCCGCCTGCGCCACGGTCCCCGCGCTGCGCCGGGAGCTTGTCGAGCGCTAG
- a CDS encoding DNA-binding protein: protein MDDDDQIARATRAKRGSPFLNTEQAAAYLKISGLLLRRMRRLGTGPVFRRHSRYVQYHIDDLDAWSRDHSARGLSK, encoded by the coding sequence ATGGACGACGACGACCAGATCGCCCGGGCGACCCGCGCCAAGCGCGGCTCGCCCTTCCTGAATACCGAGCAGGCGGCGGCCTATCTCAAGATTTCCGGGCTGCTGCTGCGGCGCATGCGACGCCTCGGCACGGGGCCGGTGTTCCGCCGCCATTCCCGCTACGTCCAATATCATATCGACGATCTCGATGCCTGGTCGCGTGACCATAGCGCGCGGGGACTCTCCAAGTGA
- the rlxS gene encoding relaxase/mobilization nuclease RlxS (I built this because a sul1 chimera in AMR looks like the C-terminus.) has product MSDDDFTPRLGRQRGKDGKKVVKYGGRIRAAARLAGTKTGVRSRRFDGSRIGRGASVGRLLSSRDRLAGFRGRRAVVKASLIRLQGKGGQAARAHMRYVQRDGVTREGSPGELYGPETDRADGGDFLKRTAGDRHQFRFIVSAEDGAEYPDFKPYVRRLMTQVEQDLGTKLDWVAVDHFNTERPHTHIVLRGVDDQGDNLVIAREYISHGLRERASELVKLDLGPRTDHEIEARLRHDVDQERLTAIDRRLVRRMDVDRTVSPANNDPFQQSVAAGRLHKLKAMGLADDVGGGRYRLAEGLEETLRRMGERRDIIRLMQRELTARRLHRAGVEQVVSNDLRQPIVGRVIQRGFSDEHRDRHYMMVDGIDGRVHYLDIGRADAVPSVPENATVRIEPSRLDVTQADRTVDAVARANGGRYSIDAHLAHDPQSSEAYAASHVRRLEAMRRAGTGPERLEDGSWTIPEDHLARARTYAARQRRDRPVAVSIMSRTPVAALVAKEAPTWLDRELDGGGGSAVRDAGFGREVRTALAARRQWLVEQQLADPDGATLRLREGAMDRLRQRELVQAGDRLAQEVDKAFAPASMGERIEGVIARRVDLEGGSYALVERSRDFTLVPWRDVLERNMGKAASGIMRADGISWQFGRGRSGPVIS; this is encoded by the coding sequence ATGTCTGACGACGATTTTACCCCCAGGCTCGGCCGCCAGCGCGGCAAGGACGGCAAGAAGGTCGTCAAATATGGCGGCCGCATCCGCGCCGCTGCACGCCTTGCCGGCACGAAGACCGGAGTCCGCTCGAGACGGTTCGACGGCAGTCGGATCGGGCGCGGCGCCAGTGTGGGGCGATTGCTGTCGAGCCGCGACCGGCTTGCGGGCTTTCGTGGGCGCCGCGCTGTTGTGAAGGCCAGCCTGATCCGGCTGCAGGGCAAGGGCGGCCAGGCCGCCCGTGCGCACATGCGCTACGTCCAGCGCGATGGGGTGACCCGAGAGGGCTCGCCGGGCGAACTTTACGGCCCGGAAACCGACCGTGCGGATGGCGGTGATTTCCTCAAGCGCACGGCCGGCGATCGCCATCAGTTTCGCTTCATCGTCTCCGCCGAGGACGGCGCCGAGTATCCCGACTTCAAACCCTATGTCCGGCGGCTGATGACCCAGGTCGAGCAGGACCTCGGCACGAAGCTGGACTGGGTCGCGGTCGACCACTTCAACACCGAGCGTCCGCATACCCACATCGTGCTGCGCGGGGTCGATGACCAGGGCGACAATCTGGTCATTGCGCGGGAGTATATTTCGCATGGGCTTCGCGAGCGCGCCTCAGAGCTTGTGAAGCTCGACCTCGGTCCTCGTACCGATCATGAGATCGAGGCGCGCCTGCGCCATGATGTCGACCAGGAACGGCTGACCGCGATCGACCGCCGGTTGGTCCGCCGCATGGACGTCGACCGAACGGTGTCACCGGCGAACAACGATCCCTTCCAGCAATCTGTCGCGGCGGGCCGTCTGCACAAGCTCAAGGCGATGGGCCTGGCCGACGATGTCGGTGGCGGACGCTACAGGCTCGCCGAGGGGCTGGAGGAAACACTCCGGCGGATGGGGGAGCGCCGCGACATCATCCGCCTCATGCAGCGTGAGTTGACCGCCCGCAGGCTCCATCGCGCCGGTGTCGAGCAGGTCGTGTCAAATGACCTTCGACAACCGATCGTCGGACGGGTGATCCAGCGAGGCTTTTCCGACGAGCATCGCGACCGCCATTATATGATGGTCGATGGCATCGATGGCCGGGTCCATTATCTCGATATCGGCCGCGCCGACGCGGTCCCGTCCGTGCCGGAAAATGCGACGGTGCGGATCGAACCGAGCAGACTTGATGTGACGCAGGCCGACCGCACGGTCGATGCGGTCGCAAGGGCCAATGGCGGCCGCTATTCCATCGACGCCCATCTGGCGCATGACCCGCAGTCCAGCGAAGCCTATGCGGCAAGCCATGTCCGGCGGCTGGAAGCCATGCGGCGGGCGGGCACGGGGCCTGAACGATTAGAGGATGGGAGCTGGACCATTCCCGAGGATCATCTTGCTCGTGCCAGGACATATGCCGCGCGGCAACGGCGCGACCGGCCCGTGGCGGTATCGATCATGTCGCGCACGCCCGTCGCCGCGCTGGTAGCGAAGGAGGCGCCGACATGGCTCGACCGGGAACTGGACGGAGGCGGGGGAAGCGCTGTGCGCGATGCCGGTTTCGGGCGTGAGGTCCGGACTGCTTTGGCGGCGCGCCGGCAATGGCTGGTGGAGCAGCAGCTGGCGGACCCGGACGGCGCCACGCTTCGCCTTCGGGAAGGAGCGATGGACAGGCTGCGCCAGCGTGAACTTGTGCAGGCTGGCGACCGGCTTGCGCAGGAGGTCGACAAGGCGTTCGCGCCCGCCAGCATGGGCGAGCGGATCGAGGGCGTGATAGCCCGCCGCGTCGATCTTGAAGGCGGCAGCTATGCACTGGTCGAGCGGTCACGGGATTTTACCCTTGTGCCCTGGCGCGATGTGCTCGAGCGCAACATGGGCAAAGCAGCATCCGGCATCATGCGGGCGGACGGGATCAGCTGGCAGTTCGGGCGCGGACGATCGGGGCCGGTAATCTCATGA
- a CDS encoding lytic transglycosylase domain-containing protein has protein sequence MAFAAPVPAASQPSAQQAGSTVATWRPYIREASLRFGIPAAWIERVMQAESRGRTSQGGRPIRSSAGAIGLMQVMPATWSDMRARLGLGADPDDPRDNILAGTFYLRLMYDRFGYPGLFAAYNAGPGRYADYLAGRTRLPRETIGYLASVAPEAKGSDQASAAARPVERLFAVRRVLASPLVDSPDASAQGSLFVALSQGR, from the coding sequence CTGGCGTTCGCCGCGCCGGTCCCGGCAGCGAGCCAGCCATCGGCACAGCAAGCTGGATCAACGGTTGCGACATGGCGGCCGTACATCCGTGAAGCGTCGCTGCGTTTCGGCATCCCGGCGGCCTGGATCGAGCGCGTCATGCAAGCCGAAAGCCGGGGCCGCACTTCCCAGGGCGGAAGGCCGATCCGGTCGTCGGCGGGCGCGATCGGGCTCATGCAGGTCATGCCTGCGACCTGGTCGGACATGCGCGCCAGACTTGGCCTTGGCGCCGATCCGGATGACCCGCGCGATAACATCCTCGCGGGCACATTCTACCTTCGCCTGATGTACGATCGCTTCGGCTATCCTGGTCTTTTCGCGGCCTACAATGCCGGACCGGGGCGCTATGCCGACTATCTTGCCGGTCGCACAAGACTGCCGCGCGAGACCATCGGCTATCTCGCCAGTGTCGCGCCGGAAGCAAAAGGGAGTGATCAGGCCTCGGCAGCAGCGCGGCCAGTGGAGAGGCTTTTTGCTGTACGAAGAGTACTAGCATCGCCGCTCGTCGATAGCCCTGATGCGTCGGCCCAGGGGTCACTCTTTGTTGCGCTGTCGCAGGGGCGATGA
- a CDS encoding DUF736 domain-containing protein encodes MAQIGSFTRNEDGIYNGEIRTLTLRVKATIRPVGREHDKAPDHRVSAGGVEFGAGWTKAARETGAEYLSLKLDDPSLPAPIYATMTQGDNGEHKLIWSR; translated from the coding sequence ATGGCACAGATCGGCAGCTTCACCCGCAACGAGGACGGCATCTACAACGGGGAAATCCGCACCCTCACGCTTCGCGTCAAGGCCACCATCCGGCCGGTCGGGCGCGAGCACGACAAGGCCCCGGACCATCGCGTCAGTGCCGGCGGCGTCGAGTTCGGGGCTGGCTGGACCAAGGCCGCCCGCGAGACCGGCGCCGAATACCTCAGCCTCAAGCTCGACGACCCCTCGCTTCCCGCGCCGATTTACGCGACGATGACCCAGGGCGACAATGGTGAGCACAAGCTGATCTGGTCCCGCTGA